gGAGGATCACAGGGCGTTGTTTCTCTGGTCCCACTGGTCCTGGTGGCCATGGCAGCTTAACGAGGCTCATTGAGAATAAGGGTATATAGGTGTAGAACTGGTGGTGAACTGAGAGAGGGTTGCAGGGGCTTCTGCTCGTCAGCTCAGAGTAACGAGCCAGCTGGGGTCATTATCTCAGCAGATTTGGAGCTTTTTATTCGCTGTGTTACTGTCTGCTGGTCTTGACCATGTGAGGTGTCTGGTTACACCGCCGCTGACAGTAAACTAGCTTCTCCCCCGAGCATTAATCTACCTAATAAAAATCTCCAGCTTGTGTTTACAGCTGCAGCAGTACAAgttcatgttaacattttttatctAGGTGACTCTTAGAATAACATCTTGCAGTGAGCCCAGCTGCGGGGCAAACCTCATTTTCTGGATCACATTTAATGAGTAATAAAGAGAGGCAaaataaaatgcccaaaaattagtattatttgtatttagtgtgtgtgtgtgtgtgtgtgtgtgtgtgtgtgtgtgtgtgtgtgtgtgtgtgtgtgtgtatacgtatgtatatgtgtgtgtgtttatatgtatgtatgtataatatacatacacacacacacacacactgagtgatAAGTTACTGCTGTGCATTGCACAGGAGCAGCAAGATAAATTAagctttaaattttaaaaaggctgctaattgcctgtttttatttaacaatctACATTCAGCAGTTTATTACTATTGGTTTAgttctcttttattatttttatatatatttgcttCATCTTTCTTGTAcctttttttatgaaaaactttGTCCACTGCTCTCAAAAGTtgctatataaacaaacatttacttACTTTTAAGATACCAGTCTTCCTGTTGTCTGATTATGTGGGAAATATTTATCACAGTGAGGTCTGCATTCCAAATACTACCATTATACTCATCCTAccccactttgttttaaaataaatagaaaaatagcaAATGGGGACTGAAAAGGACTTGTAACAATATAAAGttccaaaacaacacaaaattgAGACTAAAAAGGATTGAATTATGATAATTGGTATTAGTTCCTTAGTAGTTATTTTGTGTGAAGTGGTTTAACCAAATGCTTTCTGTTTTATCCTGACAGGACTACAAACATGGCTGACACAGTGCGAGGTCCTGTGGTCGGCCGGCCATTGGCATTCGCCAATGAAGAGCGGAGGGCGGTTCACTCCTGGTCCCGAATTTCGTCAGCGGGGCACAACGTCCTCCTGGATGCTCTAAAGATCCTCAGCCCGATGTCACGTGACCTCTCGAGCACCGAGGAGTTGGTCACCTTCTTGCAGGAGCTGAGCGAGGAGGGTCACAAGCCCACCGTCCTGCGCAGCAAGGACGTGTACGGCTACCGCTCCTGCACAAATCAACCCTTGACTGAAGACATGCTGAGGCCACCCAACAGGAATGTCAGACCCACCGCCAAGAGAAGGGGACGGAGGGGCCTGGCCAAGAAAAGAGAGGTTCATCCGTCCTGGAACACTTCTGAGAGGAGCAACCCCAGGATTCAAGGGGTCCGCCCTCCAGAGCTGCTGGTGGACCATCACTCCATTGTCTGCAGCAGGACCCCCATTCGGACTGTAGAGATGTCGCAAGCACTGCAGGTGCAGCCGTGTCTTAGACTGACCAATATTGAAGGCCTGTCGGGCTTCCACACAGCCAGACTCCAGATCCACACTACCTGGGACTCGTCCTCTGAGGCGCCCTCTGTTGCCTTTTCACAGCAACAGCATCCACCAACGCTTTCAGGAATACCTTCGCAGCCTTCTCAGAACGGTGGTGGGGCGCCCACCAAAGCTGTGGCCTTGTTCAGCCAGAAGAGCCTGTCCTGCCCCATCCGACTCGACGGCGCCCTCATCGGAGATTCTGCACCTGTCTTCTATGCTAATGGCAGGGCGTTTCCACAGACTCACACAGAGCTGACCAGCAACGGCTGGAGGAGCAATGGCTTCCATCGGGACGGTCGGGGCCCCAAGGAACTGAACATCCCGACTCGTCAGAGAACCAGCTGGAAAGACAAGAACAGTTTTAGATGGAAAGTCATAAAGGTGGACGACTCTCGTTCGGTGGCTGAGGCCCGCAGAAAAGCGCAGAAGATCCTACAGGTCAATCTGTCCCCAGTGATTCAGATCCAACCTCTCAACCATGTGCTGAGAGACTTCAGATACCAGAATAAGTGACTATTTCCCCCCAAACCCACACACATCGTGTCCTTTAGCAGATGTAGTGTTTTACATCCATTAGCCTCTACCTGGCTGAGCCCAGTGATCATAGCAGACGTCTTACGTGGGTTTTTTGCGATCTCCGCTGGGTGCTGGAGTTAGAGGAGTTAGAGTCTGTCTGTGGAAAATCTGGTTCCTGACAGGGGCACTCGGGATTGAAAGGCATTCAAAGTTAAGTGATGCTTTTCCTAGCAGGCTGGGAAATGACTATCGGGCGAATGCTGGTACATATTCACTGTCAACATTAGTTTGTTACACAGTACTTCAACCAACCATCATTCTGCTTTGAGTTGACTGGCGGCTAGCCAATGTTGCTGATGAATCAATGGACCCAGCATCCACTGTGGCTGTTAGGACCTGTAAGGTGCTGGGTGTGGCTTGCAGGTGTTGGAAGAGTTTTTATAACTCACTTGAAGTAAAGCACCGTTTGTTAAAAAGTATGTTTTACTTGTAGCGCTTAAAAACAGTGCTTTCACTCTGCGGTGCCCTATTTTCCActggaaaggaggaggaaatgaagcTAGTGGTGGGATAGGACAATCCCATTTCATGCCCAGATGTACTGGTGGATGAGCAAGGCAAGTTTGGAAAGTCTTCAGATGAGCAGATTTGGTGGTTGGTTGGTtccagcaaaataaataaactaaactaaaagagggaaaaagaataAAGTGTTAagtttgtcttccttttttgtatttttgttgtgtttccacTGGAAATCAGGAAGGCTCTGGGAGTGAGTACAGCAGGGAATCGAACCCACAGCACACAGAGATCAATACCTGACAGATTTGTTTGAACTATAGACCTTCACAAAGTGTTCCTTTGGTTTAGTTTATCCacacatggagaaaaaagaCGGATTATAGAGTATTTCTGATTGTTGGGAATATTTGACATCTTACAGTGACAAAACATGAATCAATATAAGCAGCTGCAGAAAACGGTGAGTGACTTCTGAAATTAATCCTCAAATCTTTATTATGAGAAAACATTGAGAATTCTGAGGTATAAGAAATCTCAAAAGACTTcacattttctgattattaAACTTCATCTCAGAATACTGTTTTTACAAATACCTGATTGTAATTTGAGAGTTTATTCTCCAAATTATGGCTTTTTCCCTCAAAATTTTTCCATTCCATGATGTGGCCTTGGGCCACCTCCATAAGTTCAGGATGTTTTACATATACGAATATGAAACATCAAGACGTGCACTCGGGTTGCATAAATACCATCAACTGCTGGTCTGATTCTGCTCAAGATTTAGTTTTGTCTGATAAATTTCTGTCCTTCACAGGCAACCAACTGTCAGTCAGAGTCCTGATGTAAGACATTTGTTTGGAAAGATATTTCTGGTGAAATTCGGTAACTTGAGCTGCAGGCCTGTTTTGTCCCTGACcagttaaatttttatttttagtttcatcTCCTATCAGAGCTCGCTTGCGCTCTGCTCTGTTGAGTTGATACCAAGTACTGCCCAACAAAATCTACTTTATAGTTTTCTTTAATTCATCAGCTGTGATTAAACTGTTGTGACCCtccttaaaactaaaaaaaatgaatgcacttTGAGAGCATGACAGTGAGTCATTGCCACCTGTTCTTGATCATGAAagtcattaatatttttatttgctgcagTATATTGGAAATAATCTCTTAAATTTGGTTTGACTTTCTTAGAGCCCATGCTGGTTTTTGCTACAGGTGCTAACTTGGCAATGTTGGTGCTGAATTAAATGAAgaatgtcattttgtttctcctctaCTAGTTCAGATTGGAGCATTTAAGAGTAGTGACTTCCTGTGAGTTGTTCTCTGAGCGACTGATAGTGCTGCTGCCCCCTGCAGGTTTGGGATGAGCATGCCAAACCGCCTTGTGTGCTTTCCAAAGGGTTTCTACTGTGAGGAAACGCctgaattcattttaatgttatcaTCTGTGAAAAATTCCTCTGTATTCCCCTGAAAAAATTGTTTGAGATGTTTGGGAAAACCACATTCCACGACATAAATACATTATTGAGtgctaatgtttatttttggcctcagaaacagtagtttgaccaagaaaaaaaatcttgtcttGCTAGCTTTTTTGGAGCTTTTACTGATCTCAAGCCCATTAGATACAGATAAAAACTCTGCGAATagccagtaagtggaccttgataTTATGAATATTGACTAATTTATCAGTCAGATCTCTTGAGGTCCAGGTAAAACAGCTAAACCACCATTAGGTCAGTAAATAAGGtcttatgtttaaaaaaaaccatgaaaaagatacaattaaaaataaaaactggattttcaaacatttgtttcaggTTTAAATGCTGTGCGGTCTGTTGCGGGCCACTTAGTATAAAGAATTAATCAGATTTAGTGTGGAAATCTGTCCTTTCAGTTTTGAAGGCCATGCACTATTCTCGAATTAGAAAACTCTTCCTGTTGAAACTGACACCACATCAGTGTTTGATGTTCGGCTTTACAGATTTCCACATCTCTGTTCTGGTGAATTTTACGTTCTCGATGAGTCTCTTGGTTTCCTCTCGCCCCTCTCCGATTTGTCTGTACGCATTCATGTTCACCCCCTCCGACAATTCCCTTTTGTAGATCTTTCTGTTAGTCTTGTTTGTGCAACACTTGTATAATATTGTATTTCCTACATGATCTTTGAAAACTTTTTGTTCAATAAAACTGATCTGAAAAGAATCTGTAGTTAATTTTTCCtcaactttgacatttttcagaacATGTTGAGTAATTTCAGCAGGTACATTACCTGATCTCTATAACAGAGTTTAATTTAATTACCATGTgacaaaattgtttattttcattgacCCCTGACTCAACAAGCTAAGAGTCGTGTGTCATTGGGCCATTGTTGAGCATTTGGGaaattcctttctttttttgtgtgtgagtgtgtgttttgtttttttttggggggggctttGTTTTTAGTGGAGTTTTCAggttagaaaaacaaagaagggTTGGTAAGGGCAACACACAGAACAGGATTTTTCAGTTACACAGTAGGTTAGAGAGAGATTATAGATTATGGGGTCCATTTTTCCAGTATGCGATATATTGTTCAGCTTGTAGTCTTAAGGAAAACCTCAGTTTCTCCAAAGAGTATTTCATTGATTGTGCATTGCAATCCGTCATCCTTAGATGGGAGGTTTGTCTGCAGCCGCTTCCATGTGATGGCTTTGTTTGTAACCAAAAGTACTTTACAAAGATATTCATCCTGGCACATTAGTTTGCCCAGGATAAAAAATATCTTATGTTTGACCAACAGAATTCTCACCAGGAATTTGAGTTGGTAGTCCTAGCCTGACACTCCCAAATATTGTTCCAATCATCCTCATATCTCCAGGCTCGATTCCATCTCACATTTCGGTTTGACCTGGGACAGTAGAATAGTCTTTGGAGATTTGAGGTCTATTATATATTAGGGATATTACATGTTTTACTATGTTTAGTCTTACATGCATCATTGAATACATTTATCAACGGCAAGTGGCTGGAATAGGTACAGAAACCAGGAaagtacattcatttttatcctgtaagtgctatgcgaaggctATTGGAgttgcttgaagttcttgaagacgtttcccctctcatccgaaaggcttctttAGATCTAACTGACCAGTGGGGAGgtccaggtatttatcctctggtgagatcagcaagcacttgtgagtcgttgaggtcacatgagtcgttgaCCCTCTGGctcatcatgtgagtcgttaaGATCACATGATGGatgctaacaccttgagggttgttagggtgacaagtgagttgaccctcaaggtgttaacccatccacaccttgacccatgtgatcttaacgactcacatgatgagCGGGAGGGTCAACGACTCGTGACCACAACGACACACgagtgttgctgatctcaccagaggataaatacatGGAACTCCCTACTAGTCAGTTTGAAAAgaagaagcctttcagatgagagggGAAACGTCTTCAAGAGTCtcaaccaagtccagttgcctccgcatagcacttacagaataccatgacctggatgactgagaatcttaacagactttcatttttatcatttaagttCGGTTTGACATGTCTAGTGGCAATACAGCCCACCTGTCAAGGCCTGCTTTAATTGTGTTACTATTTGTGTTACTATATGTTTTTTGGGATCCAAACTCCCACATATTTAATAGCATGGGAGTCCCATTTTAAGTCAAATCTGCTCTGCAGTCAGTATTTGGTGTAAAGTTTGAAGAAAGTATGTGGCACTTAACGTGGGTTCAATTTATATCCCGAGTATGAGCAGAAACAGTTTCAGGAGGGATATCAAATTGGGTACACTTCACTCTGGGTTTGGAAGAGTGAGCAGAATTCGTCTGCAAATAAGCTTATCTTATATTCAGTATCCCCAAATAAGATCCAATTCGGAAGTGCCACCACCCACATTCTATGACCTTCACCACCAAGGCCACAGCACTATACAGATCGTCGTTTGCAGCTCgga
This genomic interval from Xiphias gladius isolate SHS-SW01 ecotype Sanya breed wild chromosome 21, ASM1685928v1, whole genome shotgun sequence contains the following:
- the ccdc71 gene encoding uncharacterized protein ccdc71 is translated as MADTVRGPVVGRPLAFANEERRAVHSWSRISSAGHNVLLDALKILSPMSRDLSSTEELVTFLQELSEEGHKPTVLRSKDVYGYRSCTNQPLTEDMLRPPNRNVRPTAKRRGRRGLAKKREVHPSWNTSERSNPRIQGVRPPELLVDHHSIVCSRTPIRTVEMSQALQVQPCLRLTNIEGLSGFHTARLQIHTTWDSSSEAPSVAFSQQQHPPTLSGIPSQPSQNGGGAPTKAVALFSQKSLSCPIRLDGALIGDSAPVFYANGRAFPQTHTELTSNGWRSNGFHRDGRGPKELNIPTRQRTSWKDKNSFRWKVIKVDDSRSVAEARRKAQKILQVNLSPVIQIQPLNHVLRDFRYQNK